The nucleotide sequence TCGCCGCCCTGGACACGTTCGCCGGGCAGGCCGCGCTGTCGCTCTCCCACGCCGACCTGTTCGCCGACGCGCTCGAACGCGAGCGCCTGACGCGGGAGCTGGCGCTCGCCCGCGAGGTGCAGCAGCGGCTCTTCCCCCAGTCGCTGCCCGAGATCGCGGGGCTGGAGTTGGCGGCGGCCGAGCGCCCCGCCCGCGAGGTCGGCGGCGACTACTACGACGTGGTCCGCCTCGGGGACGACTGCGTCGGGGTGATGGTGGCCGACGTGTCGGGCAAGGGCACCCCGGCGGCGTTCTACATGGCGGAGCTGAAGGGCATCTTCCAGGCGGGCAGCCGCCTGACGCGGTCGCCGGGGGCCCTGCTGGCCGGGGCCAACGACGCGCTGACGCCGTCGCTGGGCCGCGGCGTGTTCGCCTCGGCCGCCTATGCCGTCGTGGATGCCGAGGCGGGGACGCTGCGGCTGGCGCGGGCCGGGCACACGCCCGCCGTGCTCGTCCGCGACCCGGACCGGGCGGACGGCGGGATGTGGCTCCTCCGCGGCGATGGACTCGCCATCGGGCTGGACCGGCAGGGCGATACGTTCCGACGGACGCTCCACGAGCAGTGCCTCCGCCTGGCGCCAGGCGACACGCTCGTGCTCTACACCGACGGGCTCACGGAGGCGCGCGACGCGGCGGGCCAGGAGTATGGCTACGACCGGCTGGCGGCGTTCGTCCAACGGCACGCGCACGCGAGCGCGCTCGACCTCCGCGACCTCCTGCTGGCCGAGGCCCACGCCTGGGCCGGGTCTGACGAGCCCGACGACGACACCACGTTCGTGGTCCTTCGGTGGACCGGCCGCGGCGAGGACGTGCCGTTGGCTGACATCACGGGCGGACCGCCGGTGACCGACCGCGCTTGGATGACGGGCACCGGATGACGGATGGAGGGTCATTCGCCCCCGTTCGCCTCCTCGTCCGCCCCTTCCCTCTTCTCTCTTCCCCGTTCTCCCGCATGAGCTTCTCCGTCACCTTCGACCGCCGTGCCGGGGCGTCTGCCGCGCCCGTGCGCGTGCTCGCGCTCCGGGGCGAACTGGATGCCCACACGGCGCCCGACTTCGAGGCCGCGCTCCAGGCCTGCCTGGACGACGGCGACCACCGCCTCGTGGCCGACGGCTCGGCGCTCGACTACGTCTCGTCGGCCGGGCTGGGGGTGTTCATGGCGTTCGTGGAGCCGGCGCGCGACGGCGGGGGCGACCTCAAGATCGCGGCGCTGCCGGAGCACGTGTTCGACGTGTTCGACCTGCTGGGCTTCCCGACGGTGTTCGACATGCACGAGACGGTGGAGGCGGCCGTCGGCGCCTTCGGGGGGGCGTAGCCGTGGCCGACACCGCCCAGAGCCTGCGCGTCCGCGGGGACACGTCCGAGCTGGCCCGCGTGCGGGCGAGCGTGGGCGCGTGGGCGGACGCGGCGGGGCTGGACGGGAAACCGGCGCGACGGCTCCAGCTGGCGGTGGACGAGGCCATCGCGAACGCCATCGAGCACGGCATGGCGGCGGACGCGCGCGTGATGGTCCGCGGGACGCGGGGCCGGGGGCGGCTGACGGTCACGATCCGCTACCGGGGAGCGCGGTTCGATCCGACGACGGCGCCGACGCGGCCCGCCGACGA is from Rubrivirga sp. SAORIC476 and encodes:
- a CDS encoding STAS domain-containing protein gives rise to the protein MSFSVTFDRRAGASAAPVRVLALRGELDAHTAPDFEAALQACLDDGDHRLVADGSALDYVSSAGLGVFMAFVEPARDGGGDLKIAALPEHVFDVFDLLGFPTVFDMHETVEAAVGAFGGA
- a CDS encoding ATP-binding protein — translated: MADTAQSLRVRGDTSELARVRASVGAWADAAGLDGKPARRLQLAVDEAIANAIEHGMAADARVMVRGTRGRGRLTVTIRYRGARFDPTTAPTRPADETVRQHAKHGYGLHLIRTLADEVAYRWDRGTNEVRLTVGRTA